The Frondihabitans australicus genome includes a region encoding these proteins:
- a CDS encoding four-carbon acid sugar kinase family protein, which translates to MSQQRLTVVLDDDPTGTQMATDVTVLLDWSAEAIADVLRAERAVYVQTNSRAIDESAARALAADLRAAIDQAAQELAEPVLVVLRGDSTLRGHVFAESDAFLGDAGRILFVPAFPQGGRTTIGGVHRVRIDGVDVPAGETEFAGDPVFGFHSSNLVEWVAEKGERAAFTVSLAELRDSDREPGAAVADALAAAAPGEVVAPDAETDDDVRLIHAGLELALGRGVHVVVRSAATLAALCAGRLSDGFLPRPVVTAAPAALVVCGSHTGAATEQLDRLVAHLGVTPVEVSTDDALREPEAAGRAAAAQARRSLETARVVILSTERQRRAADDTLQHGERVMRALMVAARELAPGFAVVVSKGGITSAEVARTAIGAERAHVRGQIAPGISVWSLDGAAGPTTQIVVPGNVGGAETLVDALAAVGHGAAG; encoded by the coding sequence ATGAGCCAGCAGCGCCTCACCGTCGTGCTCGACGACGACCCGACCGGAACCCAGATGGCCACCGACGTCACCGTCCTGCTCGACTGGTCGGCCGAGGCGATCGCCGACGTGCTCCGCGCCGAGCGCGCCGTCTACGTGCAGACGAACTCGCGGGCGATCGACGAGTCGGCCGCCCGGGCGCTGGCCGCCGACCTGCGCGCCGCGATCGATCAGGCGGCGCAGGAGCTCGCCGAACCCGTCCTCGTCGTGCTCCGGGGCGACTCCACGCTGCGCGGCCACGTGTTCGCGGAGTCCGACGCCTTCCTCGGCGACGCGGGCCGGATCCTCTTCGTGCCGGCCTTCCCCCAGGGCGGCCGGACCACGATCGGCGGGGTCCACCGGGTCCGGATCGACGGCGTCGACGTGCCCGCGGGCGAGACCGAGTTCGCCGGCGACCCCGTTTTCGGCTTCCACTCGTCGAACCTCGTCGAGTGGGTGGCCGAGAAGGGAGAGCGGGCGGCGTTCACCGTCTCGCTCGCCGAGCTGCGAGACTCCGATCGCGAACCGGGAGCCGCCGTCGCCGACGCACTGGCCGCGGCGGCTCCCGGCGAGGTCGTCGCGCCCGACGCCGAGACCGACGACGACGTGCGCCTGATCCACGCGGGCCTCGAGCTGGCACTCGGCCGGGGAGTGCATGTGGTGGTGCGCTCGGCCGCGACGCTGGCCGCCCTGTGCGCAGGCAGGCTGAGCGACGGCTTCCTGCCGCGGCCGGTCGTGACCGCGGCTCCTGCGGCCCTGGTGGTGTGCGGGTCGCACACGGGTGCCGCGACCGAGCAGCTCGACCGCCTCGTCGCGCACCTCGGCGTGACGCCCGTCGAGGTCTCGACCGACGACGCCCTCCGCGAACCCGAGGCCGCCGGGCGCGCCGCCGCAGCCCAAGCGCGCAGGAGCCTCGAGACCGCCCGCGTGGTGATCCTCTCCACCGAGCGCCAACGCCGCGCCGCCGACGACACCCTGCAGCACGGCGAGCGCGTCATGCGGGCCCTCATGGTCGCCGCCCGAGAGCTCGCGCCGGGCTTCGCCGTGGTCGTGTCGAAGGGCGGGATCACGTCCGCCGAGGTGGCCCGCACGGCGATCGGCGCCGAGCGCGCGCACGTCCGCGGCCAGATCGCGCCGGGCATCTCGGTGTGGAGCCTCGACGGCGCGGCCGGCCCGACGACGCAGATCGTCGTGCCGGGCAACGTCGGCGGCGCCGAGACGCTCGTCGACGCCCTCGCGGCCGTCGGCCACGGCGCCGCCGGCTGA
- the denD gene encoding D-erythronate dehydrogenase produces MSQSSLTVVITGGAGFLGSLLARTLLKAGSLGVGGAAPQAIGRLLLVDLVAPRPELAADERVEAVVGELDDVAQELPDADVVFHLAGVVSGAAEADFDLGLHTNLDGTRLVLERARAQATPPVLVFASSVAVFGADPALGPIGRVDDDTLPRPQSSYGIQKFIGEQLVADYARKGFVRGRSVRLMTVSVRPGKPNAAASSFLSGIIREPLAGERAVCPVDPDLPVALSSPRKTIEGIMLAATAADDAWGSLTAMTLPGLTTTPRAMAAALDAVTGEETSALIDWAPDPAIEAIVITWAADVATPRAESMGLAPEASFDDIVRQYVESLG; encoded by the coding sequence ATGAGCCAGAGCAGCCTCACCGTCGTCATCACGGGGGGTGCGGGCTTCCTCGGCTCGCTCCTCGCCCGCACGCTTCTCAAGGCCGGGTCTCTCGGCGTCGGAGGGGCGGCACCGCAGGCGATCGGCCGGCTCCTGCTCGTCGATCTCGTGGCCCCGAGACCCGAGCTTGCCGCCGACGAGCGGGTCGAGGCCGTCGTCGGCGAGCTCGATGACGTGGCGCAGGAGCTCCCCGACGCCGACGTGGTGTTCCATCTGGCGGGTGTGGTCAGCGGCGCGGCCGAGGCCGACTTCGACCTCGGGCTGCACACCAACCTCGACGGCACGCGCCTCGTGCTGGAGCGCGCCCGCGCGCAGGCCACGCCGCCGGTGCTGGTGTTCGCGTCGTCGGTCGCGGTCTTCGGCGCCGACCCCGCGCTCGGGCCGATCGGGCGGGTCGACGACGACACGCTGCCCAGGCCGCAGTCGAGCTACGGCATCCAGAAGTTCATCGGCGAGCAGCTCGTCGCCGACTACGCCCGGAAGGGCTTCGTGCGCGGCCGCAGCGTGCGGCTGATGACCGTCTCGGTGCGGCCGGGAAAGCCGAACGCGGCGGCGTCGAGCTTCCTGTCGGGCATCATCCGCGAGCCGCTCGCGGGCGAGCGCGCCGTGTGCCCGGTCGATCCCGACCTGCCCGTCGCGCTGTCGTCGCCGCGGAAGACGATCGAGGGCATCATGCTCGCCGCGACCGCCGCCGACGACGCGTGGGGGAGCCTCACGGCGATGACGCTTCCGGGCCTCACGACCACGCCGAGGGCGATGGCCGCGGCCCTCGACGCGGTCACGGGCGAGGAGACGAGCGCCCTGATCGACTGGGCGCCTGATCCGGCGATCGAGGCCATCGTCATCACCTGGGCCGCCGACGTCGCGACTCCCCGGGCCGAGTCGATGGGACTCGCTCCCGAGGCGTCGTTCGACGACATCGTGCGGCAGTACGTGGAGTCGCTGGGCTAG
- a CDS encoding phosphocholine-specific phospholipase C, with protein MSKSKPEEHAPKVTLNAAPPLDQGHSYPTEIRPGVSRRTILLGGAAAIMAGVAAGSQTGAFGQGASADAATTSAASAAKKGATRSIKDVKHVVILMQENRSFDHYYGTLPGVRGYSDKQALELPGGGTIFAQPDPTRTDGGHMLPFPLDSANYNAQNAGGLDHSWGGGHTAWNKGAWNNWVAAKSEQTMGYFTKDDIPFHHTLASAFTIADHYHCSLIGPTTPNRLYQWTGMINPQGGLGGPATDNPADYNPVYSWTTYPERLQKAGVTWKTYSNDEVGDSGSHPYVGDYGDNPLWLFHQYHDALASSDPATQALAINGGLNTGWKPDSGKGLDVTYLLSEFGKDAAANTLPEVSYVVAPYGWCEHPAASPDYGAHYTNAVIQALMSNPDTWASTVLLINYDENDGYFDHMIPPLAEPGTTDEYVDGLPIGYGTRVPLTVVSPWSRGGWVNSQVFDHTSIIRFLETWTGVEEPNISAWRRTISGDLTSCFDFQNPDFSIPTAAEVLPLSETQKLVAAADADASKPSIREPAVGAQKMPVQDPGTAQHRALPYRQYANVAVNRANGAVTLTMHNDGTQGVSHQVFPNAWIAFASTPHTLAPKTTASYTWNAALPGLDGRYDFSVYGPDRFLRRFAGTVLSGTHTDVPIPSATATLVTGKKPALSLALANGGTPQAIFTLTSNDFVTKTQTVTVKGGKTSTVFWPVDEWGYYDVIVTANTGDGFRYRFAGRVE; from the coding sequence ATGAGCAAGTCGAAGCCCGAAGAGCACGCCCCGAAGGTCACGCTGAACGCGGCCCCTCCCCTCGACCAGGGCCACTCCTACCCGACCGAGATCCGCCCGGGCGTCAGCCGTCGCACGATCCTCCTCGGCGGCGCGGCCGCGATCATGGCGGGTGTGGCCGCAGGATCCCAGACGGGCGCGTTCGGGCAGGGCGCCTCCGCCGACGCCGCGACGACGTCCGCCGCGTCAGCAGCCAAGAAGGGCGCCACCCGCTCGATCAAGGACGTCAAGCACGTGGTGATCCTCATGCAGGAGAACCGCTCGTTCGACCACTACTACGGCACCCTCCCGGGCGTCCGCGGCTACAGCGACAAGCAGGCCCTCGAGCTGCCGGGCGGCGGGACGATCTTCGCGCAGCCCGACCCGACCCGCACCGACGGCGGCCACATGCTGCCGTTCCCGCTCGACTCCGCGAACTACAACGCGCAGAACGCCGGCGGCCTCGACCACTCGTGGGGCGGCGGCCACACGGCGTGGAACAAGGGCGCGTGGAACAACTGGGTGGCGGCCAAGTCGGAGCAGACGATGGGCTACTTCACCAAGGACGACATCCCGTTCCACCACACGCTCGCGTCGGCCTTCACGATCGCCGACCACTACCACTGCTCGCTGATCGGCCCGACGACGCCGAACCGCCTCTACCAGTGGACCGGCATGATCAACCCGCAGGGCGGCCTCGGCGGCCCGGCGACCGACAACCCGGCCGACTACAACCCCGTCTACAGCTGGACCACCTACCCGGAGCGCCTGCAGAAGGCCGGCGTCACCTGGAAGACGTACTCGAACGACGAGGTCGGCGACTCCGGCAGCCACCCCTATGTCGGCGACTACGGCGACAACCCGCTGTGGCTGTTCCACCAGTACCACGACGCGCTGGCGTCCTCGGATCCTGCGACCCAGGCCCTCGCGATCAACGGCGGCCTCAACACCGGCTGGAAGCCCGACTCCGGCAAGGGCCTGGACGTCACCTACCTGCTGAGCGAGTTCGGCAAGGACGCCGCGGCGAACACGCTGCCCGAGGTGTCGTACGTCGTCGCACCCTACGGCTGGTGCGAGCACCCGGCGGCGAGCCCCGACTACGGCGCGCACTACACGAACGCGGTGATCCAGGCGCTGATGAGCAACCCGGACACCTGGGCGAGCACCGTGCTGCTCATCAACTACGACGAGAACGACGGCTACTTCGACCACATGATCCCGCCGCTCGCCGAGCCGGGCACGACCGACGAGTACGTCGACGGGCTGCCGATCGGCTACGGCACGCGAGTGCCGCTCACCGTGGTCTCGCCCTGGAGCCGCGGCGGCTGGGTGAACTCGCAGGTCTTCGACCACACGTCGATCATCCGGTTCCTCGAGACCTGGACGGGCGTGGAAGAGCCGAACATCTCGGCCTGGCGCCGCACCATCTCGGGCGACCTCACGTCGTGCTTCGACTTCCAGAACCCCGACTTCTCGATCCCGACGGCCGCCGAGGTGCTGCCCCTCTCGGAGACGCAGAAGCTCGTCGCGGCCGCGGACGCCGACGCGTCCAAGCCGTCGATCCGCGAACCCGCCGTCGGTGCGCAGAAGATGCCGGTGCAGGATCCCGGGACCGCCCAGCACCGCGCACTCCCCTACCGCCAGTACGCCAACGTGGCGGTGAACCGCGCGAACGGCGCCGTCACGCTGACGATGCACAACGACGGCACGCAGGGCGTCTCGCACCAGGTGTTCCCGAACGCCTGGATCGCGTTCGCGTCGACGCCGCACACCCTCGCCCCGAAGACGACGGCCTCGTACACCTGGAACGCCGCCCTCCCGGGCCTCGACGGCCGCTACGACTTCTCGGTCTACGGCCCCGACCGGTTCCTCCGCCGCTTCGCCGGCACGGTCCTCTCAGGCACTCACACCGACGTGCCGATCCCGTCGGCGACGGCGACGCTGGTCACCGGGAAGAAGCCGGCCCTCTCGCTCGCGCTGGCGAACGGCGGCACGCCGCAGGCGATCTTCACGCTCACGTCGAACGACTTCGTCACGAAGACGCAGACGGTCACGGTCAAGGGCGGCAAGACCTCCACGGTCTTCTGGCCGGTCGACGAGTGGGGCTACTACGACGTCATCGTCACCGCGAACACCGGCGACGGGTTCCGCTACCGGTTCGCCGGCCGCGTGGAGTAG
- a CDS encoding CGNR zinc finger domain-containing protein, whose amino-acid sequence MATFPPPAPGESDSIALALVNTLVVGARGAVDFVADAAAWREWATEHALPVGDSDPAPGPRITDLRAAVRAALEAGPSRLPQEAVRRINDAAARVPVVPALVVAGVADPALVDGHGHRTRHGDPHAPAIARLVPHRAGAPGARGRGADGRGADARGARARVDDAAAALARDAIALLASPAALRVRECAAPDCSRLFRQDHARRIWCSTACGDRVRVARHAARSRG is encoded by the coding sequence ATGGCGACGTTCCCCCCGCCCGCCCCCGGCGAGTCCGACTCGATCGCGCTCGCGCTCGTGAACACGCTCGTCGTGGGGGCGCGCGGTGCCGTCGACTTCGTGGCCGACGCGGCGGCGTGGCGCGAGTGGGCGACGGAGCACGCTCTGCCGGTCGGGGACTCGGATCCTGCGCCCGGGCCTCGGATCACCGACTTGCGAGCGGCCGTGCGCGCGGCGCTGGAAGCCGGGCCGTCGCGCCTGCCCCAGGAGGCGGTGCGGCGGATCAACGACGCCGCCGCGAGAGTGCCCGTCGTGCCCGCCCTCGTCGTGGCCGGCGTCGCCGACCCCGCGCTCGTCGACGGGCACGGCCACCGCACCCGACACGGCGATCCGCACGCCCCGGCGATCGCCCGCCTCGTCCCGCACCGCGCCGGCGCGCCCGGCGCCCGCGGTCGGGGCGCCGACGGGCGAGGCGCCGACGCGCGAGGCGCCCGCGCTCGGGTCGACGACGCCGCCGCAGCGCTCGCCCGCGACGCCATCGCCCTCCTCGCCTCGCCCGCAGCTCTGAGGGTGCGCGAGTGCGCCGCACCCGACTGCTCCCGGCTGTTCCGGCAGGATCACGCCCGACGCATCTGGTGCTCGACGGCCTGCGGCGACCGGGTGCGCGTCGCGCGGCACGCCGCCAGGTCGCGGGGCTAG
- a CDS encoding lactonase family protein, translating into MRALTRIGAVSAASIALVGAFGSAAQAATPSASAVAAHASFSAHGSSSGAVFVETDSTVGNAVVAYRRAADGTLTQSGRYATGGVGGVLGGSVVDHTASEGAVARSEGDLLTVNAGSDTVTSFRVDGDRLARVSSVSSGGDFPVSIATRGAYVFVLNARDGGSVQGYLNLGGRLVALPGSHRALGLDPAATPEFTTTPAQVSFTPDGSHLVVSTKGNTSAFEVFGVRGLLGLSAKPVTTTVAGAVPFGFTFDARGRIVATEAGPNAVATFAVQPSGAVTPVSQTLTGQAATCWIVEADGRFYASNAGSGTLSTIAETASGQVSVQATTATDAGTVDAAATPDGRYVYAQTGATGTLDEFRVGADGSLVRIGSVVVPDAVGGEGIVAE; encoded by the coding sequence ATGAGAGCACTCACCCGCATCGGTGCCGTCTCGGCCGCCTCGATCGCCCTGGTCGGCGCGTTCGGTTCGGCCGCGCAGGCTGCGACGCCGTCGGCTTCGGCGGTCGCCGCGCACGCCTCGTTCAGTGCGCACGGCTCGTCGTCCGGCGCCGTGTTCGTCGAGACCGACAGCACCGTGGGCAACGCCGTGGTGGCCTATCGCCGCGCCGCCGACGGAACGCTCACCCAGTCGGGCCGCTACGCCACCGGCGGCGTCGGCGGCGTGCTGGGCGGCTCGGTCGTCGACCACACCGCCTCGGAGGGCGCCGTCGCGCGCAGCGAGGGCGACCTGCTCACGGTGAACGCCGGCAGCGACACGGTCACGTCGTTCCGGGTCGACGGAGACCGGCTCGCGCGCGTCTCGAGCGTCTCGTCGGGCGGCGACTTTCCCGTGAGCATCGCCACGCGGGGCGCCTACGTGTTCGTGCTCAACGCCCGAGACGGCGGATCGGTGCAGGGCTACCTGAATCTCGGCGGGCGTCTGGTCGCGCTGCCCGGCTCGCACCGCGCTCTCGGGCTCGACCCCGCCGCGACGCCGGAGTTCACGACGACGCCGGCACAGGTGTCGTTCACCCCCGACGGCAGCCACCTCGTCGTCAGCACGAAGGGCAACACGAGCGCGTTCGAGGTGTTCGGCGTGCGCGGCCTCCTCGGCCTCTCGGCGAAGCCCGTCACGACGACGGTCGCCGGCGCCGTGCCGTTCGGCTTCACCTTCGACGCGCGCGGCCGCATCGTCGCGACCGAGGCCGGCCCCAACGCCGTCGCCACGTTCGCCGTGCAGCCGTCGGGTGCCGTGACGCCCGTCTCGCAGACCCTCACGGGGCAGGCCGCGACGTGCTGGATCGTCGAGGCCGACGGGCGCTTCTACGCCTCGAACGCCGGCAGCGGCACGCTCTCGACCATCGCCGAGACCGCCTCGGGCCAGGTGTCGGTGCAGGCCACGACCGCGACCGACGCCGGAACCGTCGACGCCGCGGCCACGCCCGACGGGCGCTACGTGTACGCGCAGACCGGTGCGACCGGCACGCTCGACGAGTTCCGGGTGGGGGCCGACGGGTCGCTCGTGCGGATCGGCTCGGTCGTGGTGCCCGACGCGGTCGGCGGCGAGGGCATCGTCGCCGAGTAG